A window of Tachypleus tridentatus isolate NWPU-2018 chromosome 7, ASM421037v1, whole genome shotgun sequence genomic DNA:
aaactatacaatgagacatctgtgctatgcccaccgatagtgtcgaaacctggtttctcgcGTTGTAAGTCAGGAAACATACCGCCGTTCCAATGGGGGAGAATTTTTTGTTTGGCGAGTATTGTCTTTTGAAACTCCGCTTGCAGTTATATACTTGTGAATTATACAAGCCTATGTTAATAGACAACACTCGAGAAAGTACCACAAAATCCATTGATTATTGAAACTGATAAACAAACGTagaatttgtatattaataaactgtttgaaatttaacaacaaagctTTTATTTTAACCATAATAAATTCCTTTTGTAACAGATGAAGGCCGGTTTGGTGGTTTTCTGTTTTGTCCTTTCTATTACACTTTGTTACGGTAAGTTTTAGCCTACTTATATCAAGTTTatgtataaatgaaaaacaaaaacacgagagttttttgttttttgctgatAAATTTATTCTAAGGTACTTCATTTATAACTAAAGTGTGGATACCACAATTGATAAAGTCACACTGACATAAAGGTGCTAATGTTTAAATATGGTTTTGTTCACTCTTTAAAGTTTAATTCTACttcatagaataaaaataaataattcgcAGCTAAGTTTAACACTTACGTAGACAGGTTCTGTcttaaaaactttgtttataagaatgttttgtttttagttcatctgagaaactttaattatataaacattattatttttaaacgttttggGCGAAATTTCTATCAATAAAATAAccagtgtatgtgtattttttcaGCCGATGTAAATTGTGGGTCTATATTCACTTGCGCTGATGGCCACACGTGCTGCCCTCATTCGATCCACACCTATGTGTGTTGTCCTGCGACTGGCGCAGTTTGCTGTGGAGATGATGATTTTTGTTGCCCTAGTGGCACTTCATGTGATTATTCGAAACAGGCTTGCACGAAAGGATACGGGACTATTTTTGCTAAACTGAAAACGTACAGTTttcattaataaactaaaatgttactTACGATTGTTCTTAACccagaaaaaattattattttggatttcctggaaaataaaaacaagttattcaTCAATATTTGTGTGAATTAGAATATGTTTAGTTACTCATCATGTGATTTCATGTGTATTATAACCATAACAAAGAATGAAAACTGTCTTTATTATCGGATAATCAGGGTTTGTATATGGttataacacatttttttcttcatcaaGTACGTCACTtataattagtgaatttgtaaaaTAGGAAATAAGAGCAGGGATGGGGCAAGTTTTCTTAATGAAATAACTTATACCCATgcttttatgataataaataggTGTTTCAGATTTGTTTACTGAGTACTTCTATAATTATCAGAAGAATGTTTTGTACAGTcatttttagtaacaaaatatcatattttaatcaaataaaaatagattaaacATTTTGCTATTTACGCCTTCACCACTAGATGACACTAGCGTAACAATCATACAAAGAAATTATATGTTAAAGCATCAGTGTTAGTACTGACAACAAACGCAAAGTAATATTTCTTAATAATCGTTGAAAACATTCCGTCTTCCAAAATGCCGTAAATTTAACTTTACGAAGAATGAATTAATCGATCTAACATGTTTGTTTAGCATATTTAGTTAAGAGTTTTAAGTTCTGGTTGGGATTGACAGTTAGATGCTCAAGTTACAATCTGCGGTTGGCTGGGTCGAATCAAATTACCAAAACACACTCGTCATTTCTAGCATAGAAGCATTACAAGGTGTGATTTTAATTGTGGTCAAATAAAAACTGATGGCAGTTACTGTAATGAagtcaaaagttttattaataaacttaaaaagCGTTAATTTCTTTTTGCACACTTATTAACCATTTCTTAGGCTAAGCACGAGTTTCTAACAGGATTAAACAtagttatatgaaaataatttactgaaagtatttttaatgactAACACACTATAACTGTTAATAGAGGTGCGAATTTGTCTCCTTTAGGCGACCTAGCTTTGAAATGCTACATTTGGTTAATAGGTAAGGCTAGAGATCTCTCTAAGTTTCGTAGAAGcatgataaaatattgaatgtcGTCCTagcagaaatgtttttaaatcacaGATAGACCTTTTGCTTTATACGTTCAAAGATATACTATAAGAATCTATATACAGTAGAAACCATCAAGAGAATATTTCTCACACTAGGATGCAACTGTTAGACAATTCAGAAACACAGGCTTGTTAGTTCACGAGACACTAGACTTTGTTCTGTTTGAAATGTTAATTTAGAAatagtgtgtattttatttatctaagTGCAGAACATTACATAAACTCCCACAAAGAAGCCGAGAACTgattatttcacattaaaatagaAGAATCCAGCTTCAGCAAAAGCCCTAAAACGTTACATAAACTCCCACAAGAAAGCCGGGAACTgattatttcacattaaaatagaAGAATCCAGCTTCATCAAAAGCCctaaaacattacataaactCTCACAAGAAAGCCGAGAACTGATTATTTCACGTTAAAATAGAAGAATCCATCTTCAGCCCAAAACATGTGGTCTGTTGATGGTTTGAACCATCCTCTGTACTGAAGACAGAGTAAAACATATGATCTGTTGAGACATATTAACTATGCTCTGTATTGAAGAGAGAGTAAAACATGTGATCTGCTGAGACACATTAACCATCTTTTTTAATGAAGATAGACTAACACATGTGATCTGTTGAGACACATTAAACCACCCTCTGTACTGAAGATAGAGTAAATCATGAGATCTGTTGAGACACATTAAACCACCCTCTGTACTGAAGATAGAGTAAATCATGAGATCTGTTGAGACACATTAAACCACCCTCTGTACTGAAGATAGAGTAAAACACGTGCTCTGTTGAGACACATTAAACCACCCTCTGTACTGAAGATAGAGTAAAACACGTGATCGGGTGAGACATTGAACTATCTTCTGTTCTGAAGATAGAGTGAAACATGTGATCTGTTGAGACACATTGAATCATCTTTTGTGCTGAAGATAGAGTGAAACATATGGTCTGTTAAAACACATTGAATCATCTCCTTTAATGAAGATAGACTAACACAATCATCCTCTGTATTGAAGATAGAGTGAAATATGTGGTCTATTGAGATACATTGAATCATCTTCTTTGATGTCAATAGACTAACACATGTAGTCTGTTGATACACATTAAACATCGTCTGTACTGAAGATAGAGTAAAACATATGATCTATTGAGACATATTAACCATCTCTATATTGAAGATAGAGTAAAACATGTGATCTGTTGACCCACAATAGATCATCCTCTGTACTAAAGACAGAGTAAAACATGTGATCTGTTAAGACACATTAACCATCCTCTGTACTGAAGATGGACTAACTCATGTGATCTGTTGAGACACATTAATCCATCTTCTGCACTAAAGATAGAGTAAAATATTTGATCGTCTGAGACAGTGAACCAACTTCTGTACTGAAAATGGAGTGAAACATGTGACCTGTTCTACCACGTTAATCATCTCCTGTACTAAAAACAGACTAAAATATGTGTTCTGTTGAAATACATTAACCATTTTTTGTACTGACGATAGTCTAAAACATGTGGAGTGTTGagacacattaaacagtcctcactactaaagatagactaaacgttgtggtctgttgaaacacattaaacagtcctcactactaaagatagactaaacgttgtgatctgctgaaacacattaaacagtcctcactactaaagatagaccaAAACATGTGATCTgtttaaacacattaaaccgtcttctctactaaagatagactaaaccttgtgatctgttgaaacacattaaacagtcctcactactaaagatagactaaacgatgtggtctgttgaaacacattaaacagtcctcactactaaagatagactaaacgttgtggtctgttgaaacacattaaaccgtcctctctactaaaggtagactaaacgttgtgatctgttgaaacacattaaaccgtcctctctactaaagatagactaaaccttgtgatctgttgaaacacattaaacagtcctcactactaaagatagactaaacgttgtggtctgttgaaacacattaaacagtcctcactactaaagatagactaaacgttgtgatctgttgaaacacattaaaccgtcctcactactaaaggtagactaaacgttgtgatttgttgaaacacattaaacagtcctctctactaaagatagactaaacgttgtggtctgttgaaacacattaaaccgtcctctctactaaagatagactaaacgttgtgatctgttgaaacacattaaacagtcctcactactaaagatagactaaaacatgtggtctgttgaaacatattaaacagtcctcactactaaagatagactaaacattgtgatctgttgaaacacattaaaccgtcctctctactaaagatagactaaaccttgtgatctgttgaaacac
This region includes:
- the LOC143256277 gene encoding progranulin-like isoform X2; this translates as MRGVASDTAVCMKAGLVVFCFVLSITLCYADVNCGSIFTCADGHTCCPHSIHTYVCCPATGAVCCGDDDFCCPSGTSCDYSKQACTKGYGTIFAKLKTYSFH
- the LOC143256277 gene encoding progranulin-like isoform X1: MQHRCSPWLKSCFSYLPRKRQWRPYRHHMEVIFLAYARMKAGLVVFCFVLSITLCYADVNCGSIFTCADGHTCCPHSIHTYVCCPATGAVCCGDDDFCCPSGTSCDYSKQACTKGYGTIFAKLKTYSFH